GTGGCTTGGGGCGGCGGGCCTGGTGGCGGGCTGGCTCCTGGCGGGGGGCGCCTTGCTGGTCGGCCAGCGCTGGAATCTCGACTTTATGGCCTTGGCGAGGCGATCGCCCCTGGGATTTCCGGGGGTGTTTTTGCTGGGGACGGCCCTGCGCCAGCTGCTGGCCGTGGGGCCTATCGAGGAGGGCGCGAAGTTTCTGGGGGCGCTGCTGGCCAGCGCGGCCCTCGCTCAGCTCCAGAGGCGATCGCCTGCGACGGTCTTTAGCGCTGCGACGGCGATCGCCTGCGGCTTCACGGCCCACGAAACCTGGCTCTACTTGGCCAGCGGTCAGGCCTCAGCCTTCGAGCGTCTCCTGGGGACGCCGGTGCACGCTCTGTTCGCAGCGCCCTACGGCTACGCCTTGGCCATGGGAGGGGGCGGGCCGCTCCTGGCGGGGCTACTGCAAGGGATTGGCTTTCACGCTCTGGTCAATTGGCTGTCGTCGACGGCTCGCTTTCCGGAGACGCGGTTTTTGAGCTACGGCTTTTTTCCGCTGCTGGTGTGGCTGTTTTGGCGCTTCGAGATGCTGCAACGGCGATCGCGGGACCGGGTGCCCTTGACCCTGATTTCGGGCCGGACTCGGGCTGAGCGCTGGTGGCAGCGGGGCCTGGTGGCGTTCGCGCTGGCCCTGGGGGGAAACTCCCTGCTGGGGGTGCTGCTGCTGGGACGGGCGATCGCCTCGGCGGGCTGGGGTGTCTTGGAGGGGCGCTGGCTGCTGTTTCTCAGTCGGGACGTTGTTTCGGCGCTGCTGGCCTGGGGGATCTGGGTGTACCTGCGCCGCACCGCCCGCCGCCGCCACCTTCCCTAGGGGCGACTCTGGGGGTCGAATCTTGGCTACTGAATCTCGTCGCTGAGAATGTCCTGGAGTTTCTGGTCTTCCGGGAGCTCTAGGAAAACGCGATCGCCTTCGTCGAGGCCTTCGAGCACCTGGATTTGGTCGCCGATCGAGGGGCCGACGGTAACCGGCTTGAACACGGCCTGATTTTCGCTATCGGGGACCAGGACGCCGGTTTTGCCCTCTTTGGTGACGATGGCGACGGTGGGCACCACCAGAGCATTTTGGAGGCGATCGCCCAGGAAATTGAGGTCCACATTCATGCCCGAGAGCAGCTTGTCCTGGCCCTCATTGAGCTGGACCCGCACCTCAAAGGACGTCACGTCCCGCTCCCGCACCGCCGCCGGTGCCACCAGGCGCACCGTTCCCTGAAAAGCCTCGTCTGGATAAGCATCGGCGATCACTTCGACGGGCTGACCGGGGCGAATCTGGCTGATGTCCACCTCGGGGACCCGGGCCAGCACCTCCAGGCCCTCTGCCAGGGCCACCACCGATGTGGAAGAGGCGGACTCGGTGGCAGACGCAGAGGTGGTCGGCGTCACAAAGGATCCCGGATCGGCGTAGCGCTGGGTGATCACGCCGCTAAAGGGGGCTCGAATCAGGGTGTCTTCTTGCTGCACCTCGACGGCTTGCAGCCGCCCCCGAGCTTCGGCGACCCGGGCTTCGGCTTCGGCGATCTCTTCGGGGCGGCTGCCGTTGCGCAGCTCTTGGAGGCGCCCTCGGGCTTCGGTGACGCGGGCTTCGGCCTGGGCGACGCCGGCCCGAGCGCTGCGGGCTTCATTGAGCACTTCATCGAGGCGATCGCTCGAAACGGCGCCCTCTTCTGCCAAATACTGATTGCGCTCAACCCGTTCATTGGCCAGGTTCAGGCGGCTCTGGGCTTCGGCGACTTGGGCCTGGGCCTGCCGCACGGCCGCCTCAGCCTGGGCGATCGCCTCGCTGCGGGTGCCGTTGCGCAGGCGCTCTAGATTCGCCTGGGCCTGAGCGACAGCCGCGCGCGCCTGCATCATCTGGGCTTCGATGTCGTCGCTTTCCATGCGGGCCACGATTTCCCCCGCAGAGACGGTGTCGCCCTGCTCCACAAAAAGCTCGGCGAGACGACCGGTGGTTTTGGGGCTGAGGTTGACGCTGCGCTTGGCGACCACGGTGCCGCTTGCGCTGATGCGGACCGTCAAGTCCTCTTGGGTCACGGGGACCGTCAGGCTGGTGATGTCGGTGGCGTCCTTGGGACGTTGCAGCGCCACGATCGTGACAGCGGTGCTCCCGACGATGCCCAGGGCGAGTAGACCCACCAGCCAGGGCATCGGGCGTTCGATTTTACCAATCAGAGGAAGCTGCATGGGTGCCAATAGAAGGGCCAAAGTTGACCCTTTGTTCTAAGACTACGGTTGCGTTTTTGTCAATACCCTCCCCTGAATGGGTGATTCGAGCCGTGACACAAGGGTCAACTCTCTTGAGGGGGATCACGCTAAGTCCATCCTAGCGAGGCTGGAGCGTGGCTTGGCGGTAACTAGTAGCGGCGAAGCTGGTCGGCTTCGGTGAAAAGCTGACGGCAGAGGCCTGCTGTGACGATCGAGGTGGTGATGAGATCGGCGGCGGCCAGCATGAACATGATCAAGATTTGGTAGGAGGCGGCATCGAGGGGGTCAGCGCCGCTGAGGATTTGGCCGGTGATGATGCCGGGTAGCTTGACGATGCCCACGACCAGCATGGCGTTTAGGATCGGAATCAGTCCGGCCTTGATGGCGTCGCGACGATAGGCGGCGACGGCTTGCTGGGGGGTGGCTCCCAGGCTCAGACGGGTTTCGATTTCGAGGTGGCTACTGTTGATGGTGGTGGTGAAGCGTTCTCCGGCGATCGCGGCGGCGTCCATGGCGTTCCCCAAGACGATGCCTGCTAGGGGAATCAGGTACTGGGGCTCGTACCAGCTTGCG
This genomic stretch from Geitlerinema sp. PCC 7407 harbors:
- a CDS encoding PrsW family glutamic-type intramembrane protease; the protein is MAVLGQLAWAVIPPALFWLYCEGRGQSPTWWLGAAGLVAGWLLAGGALLVGQRWNLDFMALARRSPLGFPGVFLLGTALRQLLAVGPIEEGAKFLGALLASAALAQLQRRSPATVFSAATAIACGFTAHETWLYLASGQASAFERLLGTPVHALFAAPYGYALAMGGGGPLLAGLLQGIGFHALVNWLSSTARFPETRFLSYGFFPLLVWLFWRFEMLQRRSRDRVPLTLISGRTRAERWWQRGLVAFALALGGNSLLGVLLLGRAIASAGWGVLEGRWLLFLSRDVVSALLAWGIWVYLRRTARRRHLP
- a CDS encoding efflux RND transporter periplasmic adaptor subunit, whose product is MQLPLIGKIERPMPWLVGLLALGIVGSTAVTIVALQRPKDATDITSLTVPVTQEDLTVRISASGTVVAKRSVNLSPKTTGRLAELFVEQGDTVSAGEIVARMESDDIEAQMMQARAAVAQAQANLERLRNGTRSEAIAQAEAAVRQAQAQVAEAQSRLNLANERVERNQYLAEEGAVSSDRLDEVLNEARSARAGVAQAEARVTEARGRLQELRNGSRPEEIAEAEARVAEARGRLQAVEVQQEDTLIRAPFSGVITQRYADPGSFVTPTTSASATESASSTSVVALAEGLEVLARVPEVDISQIRPGQPVEVIADAYPDEAFQGTVRLVAPAAVRERDVTSFEVRVQLNEGQDKLLSGMNVDLNFLGDRLQNALVVPTVAIVTKEGKTGVLVPDSENQAVFKPVTVGPSIGDQIQVLEGLDEGDRVFLELPEDQKLQDILSDEIQ
- a CDS encoding ABC transporter permease, with the translated sequence MEELIRLSPIDLVWALGLMAIALGLSAWQRLGLEVNLAIATGRTVVQLLVVGYFLAIVFAWQNPFAILAVVLVMGAIATIVARNRISKKIPRVLPLVGLSMAVSTVFILAYTNLLILQPASWYEPQYLIPLAGIVLGNAMDAAAIAGERFTTTINSSHLEIETRLSLGATPQQAVAAYRRDAIKAGLIPILNAMLVVGIVKLPGIITGQILSGADPLDAASYQILIMFMLAAADLITTSIVTAGLCRQLFTEADQLRRY